The Macaca fascicularis isolate 582-1 chromosome 13, T2T-MFA8v1.1 sequence CCACATCTCATGCGATATTTCTTCATAGGAAAGTTTAATGGATTAAGAGTGGGTATGTCTCTGTGAGTGAATTTGAAAGGCAGATACCAGTTTAGTGTTGAGAATGAACTGGCTGGAACCTAAAACACTGAGTGTTCTGCATACCCAGATCCTACCTATGTCATCTCAGCCTTCCTCCTCTGGACATTAAAAGGGATTCTCTGTCTAAACTAAAATGTCTGATGTTTTAGAACAAAGTGACTTTTGAAAATGTAGCTATTGACTTCACCCAGGAAGAGTGGGCCATGACGGACACATCCAAGAGAAAGCTGTACAGAGATGTAATGCTGGAAAACGTGTGTCAACTGGTGTCCCTCGGTGAGTCCCTCAACATTCACATACGTATGTAGACACacattgactcattcattcaataagtgtTGGAACAGCTTCCCCATATCTCACTCTAATCTCTGATTCTCTCGCAGatcttatctgaaaaaaaatttgagcTCTCTAAATCTGTCTgaaagaaatatctttattttattttattttatttagtttgtcACTCAATTAGAATGTAATCTTGACAAGGATGTCATGGTTTCCTTGGTACTCAGTCTCTAATACTCAGAACAGACCTGAGAacataatgaatattttcaatgtattaaattaaatattttctaaataactcTTCTGCTTTAGTCGCTATGCTTATGCTGAGACCAATTAGTGAAAACAATAGCAATATCTTTTTTGTGTAGAACACCAATTATTTCTGTAAATcgaattgtttttctgttctgtatgagaataataataaacatattgtGCAGAGATTTAATTAATCTCTTTCTGAAAAGACTGTGTATTACGCGTTGTGTCTTGGAACTTAGGCATGGACTCAGCATTCATAGGTCCTGACtgttttgaatttccttttcctgatggaccttttgtttgaatttattttctagtcTCACGTTGGGTCAGAAAAATCCTGGGGAGTTTTCTGTGTTCTAGGTCTTGTGGCCTGAGCTGACCTTCactgtttttattcttccttgaTAGCCTGCCTTACAGTTGGTGATAATGCACATTTATTGACAGTGAACTCAAAACACATGTACTGTTTCCACTAACAGGGTGCCAGATAAGCAAATCCTATGTAACTTTGCAGCTGgagcaaggaaaagagctctGGCGGGAAGGAAGAGAATTTCTCCAAGGCTAGAATCTGGTTAAGCAACAGGGTCCTGTGCTCTAATAGGAGGAGGTGCTTCGTCAGTGAATAATATCAGTCAAATATTAATTAGCGGTTTTATTAAATGAGTGGtaatttctaaaatgtaggtTAAGTTACTGGAGCAGAATTCCTTAGATGTTATTATCATTTTGTTCATATGTCAGATGCTACTCTTGTGtcctcttgccttttcttttactttcggGAAAAGGATAATTCATGTACTTGTTGGGGTTAAACTGTCACATGCTGACCCTTTTCCCGATACCCCTGTGAAGACTATCCCTCTATTTACCTGCCTGAtatctcatttccattttaactCTTTTCacgttttaattttaaaactcttttctaaTTGCTGACGCTGTACAATCTGTTTCTTCTATTGAAGTATTTTCTTCAAttgaagtattttcttcatttgacacATTTGCCACATCTAAGTgtcaatttttgaaaaaagtaaacgGGCCTTGGGGtttttcaaacaattttattACCATAATAGCAaggtaacaatttatttttcaattatttcagacAAGGAAAGTGCCCTTAAGAAAAAACACACGATATTCATGCATCCTATCAGAAAAGATGCATCCACTGGTATGACAATGGTGAGTTTTATAGCTGTGTACACCAGCCATCTAAGTTAAAGACCTGGTAATGGGTTAAGTTAGTAATGACACACAGTCACCTGAGTGTAATTAGGCTGGCATTAAGTGGTTTCTAAGCAAAAAAAATTTGATAGTTTGAATTCAGTGAATAAAGTGACCTGTGTTCTAAACCATAACATGAgatctttaaaatagaacaagTGCGTGTACATTGCTCATGCTCAGACTTTGAAAGATATTGATATCATCACAATTAATAGAATAACTCTATAGTTGGGatcttataaaagagaaaatatctgtgTCTGCAGGAGACAATGTGTATGCAAGTGTCAATCGAGAAAAATGacgagacaagtctcaatcattgTAGGAGATTTATTTGCCAGAGTTAAGGACATGCACCTGGGGGACAGGTgtatgcctttctccaaagatgattttctctaaatttaaagggggaaagggtgggatattgagaagtacacaattttcatgtaaaaggtgggtagaaaaaaatagtaattcgTACATTtttctggctcagtgaatctggaTTGTTTTTACatgagatgacataaacaaatgaggcAGAGGAATAATGCAGGAGAGCTGCATTTTATATAAGACAACGTAGGCAAAATGGGGCAGGGAAACAATCAGATATGTATTTGTGTCTGGTGAACTGGGGATGACTGCGCCTGTAAAGACAAGCTATCAGTTTGCATTGCCATGGTGTAACTTTAACAGctcatgaggaatttccttgtgggcaaaataCGGGGGAGGCAAgtagcttttcatcttgtagccatATTATTTAGGAACCAGAAGGGGGAGGCAAGTTTGTGTGACCCTGTTCTcagcttgatttttccctttggttAAATGAGTTTGGGGTGCCaacatttaatttcctttcacacaAGTAACATTGGAAAGATTTCAACTGGACTCTACTACTGAATGGTTGGTCTAGGATTCAAAGGTGGTGAAATGAACGTATAGATGTATGTCGGTAAATCAATAAGAGCTTTTAATCTTTGTCCCTAAAGGAGAACTCTCTCACTCTGGAGGATCCCTTTGAATGTAATGATTTGAGAGAAGAttgcactcacagttccacaatgACTCAGCGTTTGTTAACTCAGAGTGGAAAGAAACCCTACATCAGCAAACAGTGTGGAAAATCCCTTAGTAATCAGTTATTCCCTAAACCACATAAACAAATTCATACTAAAGGTAAATCATATCAATGTAATATATGTGAAAAGGCCTATACTAATTGCTTTCACCTTAGATGGCACAAGatgactcacactggagagaggCCATATGCATGTCAGCTATGTGGAAAATCCTTCACTCTGTGTTCTCACCTTAGAAGACATGAGAAAACTCACACGGGAGAGAGACCGTATAAGTGTCATCAGTGTGGGAAAGGTTTTATTCAATCCTTTAACCTTCGAAGACGTGAGAGAACTCACCTTGAATAAAAGCGTTATGAATGTGATAAAAGTGGGAAAGTCTTTAGTCAAAGCTCTGGCTTTAGAGGACACACAAGAATTCACACTGAAGAGAAACCACATACTTGTCTTCTATGTGGGAAAGACTTTAGTCTATCTTCTGACCTTAGATGATATGAGAGAACATGCACTGGAGAAAAGCCATATGAATGCCAtttatgtgggaaagccttcagccaGTGTACTAATCTTAAATAACATCAGAAAAGTCACCCTggagagaaaatgataaatgtctTCAGAACATATTCTGACTTTAGATGACATGGTGTTAGGAATGACGAATGTAAGGAATATGGAAGAGACTTCAGCTGTAGTTGTAACATCTAAAAATGACAAAGGACTCACATTTTGAAGAATTACTATAATCAACATGGACGTTACTTCAGTTACCTTTATTCTTCAGTCCTCATcaataaattcatatggaagagaAATTGTACGACATGTATGTACCAAAGACTTGTTAGTGATCTGATCATAAATGACACGAGAGAGCTGAAACTGTCAACATAATAAACTAAAAGTCTTCAGCAACAGTTTTAATAACTTAAAACGTGGGACTTTCAGGTAGAGAATCTCTAGCTCTGCATTcagtgtgaaaatgtttttatgtgcAATTTGTTGTCAACTAACATAAGAAAACTTTACTTGGATGAaccctttatttgtattttctgtgaaTAAACATTCAGCCAAGCACTAGGCTTGATGTTCACAAGAAAACACAGTGATAAAATGCtgctaaaatggaaaataagagaggaaatcCTTTATAAGCTAAATAAGAAGGGAAAGTCTTTCCAAGGGCAATGAATTCTCTTGGAATACCAAACACTTCTTACTGGAGAAGTTATGTCTTGAAAAATCATGAGAAATCCTTTCTTCACAGAGTAACGCTTGTGGCACATGTGAGATTTCACACTGGACAAAACACAGTTAGCATCTTGAAAGGAGAAGATTCTTAAGTGGTAATTCATTTCTTAGTTAACATTAAGTTTCTCACATTGAGAAGCTATCAAACTTGAAAATCACCGTGGAGAAACCTgatagatttctcatcagaaaagtgaGTCAAGAAGGTGGACCTCTAGAAAAAACTCTTAACACATAGTTTagcaaaataattcagaaatttgagaaaatgtctattcataaaaATGCAGCACATAAATGTATAATAGCAAAGTGACCTGGGCATACATTGAATGCAGAATTGTATAAGAAATCTCATTAAACATTTCCAAAAGATCAATACTTACAAATATTGAAAGAATACAATCGGATGTTGAAAAAATTTAGTGTGTTGGTGAAGTCCTTCTTTCATTTATGCAGCCCCAACAAATCGATTTGCATCTGCAATCCTCGGCTTATGGGCCGAGATTCTACCCCAACTTCTGAGTCTCCCCAGTCTTCAACGGCTCTTTCCTCACAGCTCACCTCCCTTTACTTCCATGTTCACTAAAACCACTTGTTTCCATCCAACCCTGGAACTGACACATCAGGGATCTTCGGCCCCACTTGCCAGATTTATCAGTGTGTCATTGCATAGATTTAGCAAGGAAACGGAGGCTGGATCAAAGACACCTAGTATATGCATTTGGGTGTCCCCAGCCCTTTCCTCTGTCTCTGAGTAGTTACCTGGGATCAGAGAATAAGGCAGCCCTACTCTTCTATCCCTCAGAAATGTCTTGAAATTTTGTCCCTGAAGCCTCTCTAAGTGGAGGTAGCAGTTCATCTCATGACACCCCAGAGTTTACTCAGGTAAGTCCTGAGTTattacacagagacagacacagctGTGTTCCTTTTACTTCTGTCCAGAAGATAAAACACCAGCATGATAAAACAGCCGAACCTGTCAGCCACCATGCAAGCCTTTCCTATATTTGATTCAATGTACTTTTCCAGAAGCAAAATGAAAGTTCTCACAGATGGGGCCTCCTCTGCCTTGTCCTCAGAATTGGAAAATGTATTGTCCATCAAGGAGCCTCAGTACTGAACCTAAAACTCAAGAGAAAACGTTTCCTGAATAATAAGTGGGATGACGACTTGAAATTTTGCAAAACAGGCACAATCTTAATACGATAGGCCTTACTAAGGCTAAATGGCCTTATCCATGGTTGaaattgacacatcattatattaaaaaatctccACAAGTGATTGATTTTACTCAGCAGCCAGGGTTTATGTCAAGAGTGAGGATAATGAGCAAGAAATTCAAGCCCTTGGCAAACTGGTTGGAGAGGCAAGGATTGTGTCCAGGTAGAGCTCAtaacattatttattgtttaatctatttaattaaatatgtaatttaccCTCAAACTGTGGCTGACATTATATGTAGTCCTGAGCCACATTAAGATGTACTATTTGTGCTGTGAAATTCTACGAGATTTGACAAATGCATGGTGGCAGATCTCCAGCATTAAAGCATAACACAGGATGCTTCTCTTATTGAAGCTCTTCTTCCCTTCACATAGAGGGAATCAATCGACTTTTGTATACTAACTTTcgaatttgtttctttattcccaTCTTCTTTAATTAAAGCACAAGATATCGTACTCAATTTCCATTTGATCTTCCAAAAGAAAGGTACTGAATAATCCATACCTGAATTTCAGTGATTCAGATTCAGGTCCACCGCTAAGCAGTAAAGGCCAAACGTCCTGTGCTGCCACCTCATGGCCGGCAAAGGGCAATGAAATCCATCGTTCCGGCCATGCAGGGCGCATGCGCGGTCTGCTTCCCGCAGCGAGCCGGATCTCCAGGGAGGACCTGAGTTTTTTTTACCCAGGGTGAGGGAGGCGCCGCCGCCCTGGCTTTGGGGCTGGGGCCTCCGGGGAGGTTCCGGGTGGGGGCGTTGAAGAGGCAGCTCTTTTTGCAAGGCCCAAGATGGCGGGCCCTGCACAGGCCGCGCTGTTCCGCGCCCTCAGGGCGTCAGTATCCCATTGGGGCCGGATGCCCCCGCTGGGCCCGGAGCATCCTTGGCCCTGCCCTCGCAGAGCCGCACTGAGGCTGAGGTGGCGCGGGGGCCTGGGTTCCGCGAGGAGTGGCGGCAGCGAGGGCTGGAGGACCCGGGCTCCGGGGCTCCGGGGCGTCTGGCCTGGATGGGACTGAGCCCATCCAGGGACTGGGACTCCCGGGTTCTGGTGCGGGTGGATCCTGGGCAGGCTCAGGACCAAGTCCCTCTCCTTCCACCAAGGAGCGCCCAGAGGCCAGCGGGAGCTCCAGgttcacctcctcctccttcaggtgtttacttttcctttatttctgtaaGGCCAGAAATTGGCGCCATCCTTCACATCGGTGAATCGGGACCCTAACACCCGTTACCTCAGGTTTATTGTTATTGCCATTAACAGTGTTGGTGGCATTATCACTAAGATCATCATTGTTGTTATTGTCATTCATGATTATTAGCAGGTGGGTTCATCATTTTGTCTcactatgcattttttttttttttttttttgtgattggtTTTATATGATGTTGAATTGAACTTCTCTAATCTTGACTAGTGTTGTCAGATTCCTGAAGAGCATTCCGGAGGACAACCCCTGCCTTTAGTGCAGCCACAGAATTTCGTGGGCACAGGAGAGCACCTAGAATATTCCCCTTTCATTGCACAGCAGCTTTGGGAAATGGTGGCTGCCTGGCTCTGAGATGAGGTGGAAAAGACCGGACACTGGGGCAAGTGATAGCACCTCCACTGGTGTTTTTATGAAGCCAGTGCACTGTCTCCCACGTagacttagaataaaatctgatGGCTCTAAAAGGCCGTGTTTGCCCTTCCTGGACTTCCTGGGAGCCTTTAAACCTTGTGTGGTTCCTAGAGTGGCTAGGTTGCCATATCTGTGCCTCGTATGGCAGCACCAGTCTTTTCTGGGCCAACAAGGGCACTTAGAATGTTTCCAGAAGCTCAGGCATGCTGTCTCTGTTCCTCCCTTCTGTTCAATGGCAATTCACTGGGTCCCTGGCTGACATAGAACATCCTGCAGAGGGATGGGCTTGGGTGACTTCCTGGCCAGCCTTTCCAGGCAGTTATCTTTGAAAAACTTGAAGAGACTCACAGAGGCCATTCACTGGTATTTCATGACTGCAAGTGGGGTTTCTGGTTCCTTGAGTTTACTTAGAATATCTGAATGGCTCTGAATGGCCAAGAAACCCTCTCTGGTCTTGGAAGCTGCCAAAAGCTATTACTGGGCCTTGGaagagtctttaaaatttttccaggTACAGCTGAGAATAGGAAACTTTTCCAGGTCTAGCCCAACCAGCTCAGGTCGAGTCCTGAAAAACTGGTGGGTATTGGGGGAGCTCATCTTATGAAAGAGCAATTGGTGGCAAAGCTGGGTCTCCAGGAcagctgtgtgtgtatatgtctgcaGAGCATGCCTTGTAGTCATCTTTAGTAACTGAACACCATttgtgaatggataaactatatTCCTTGCTGTACAATAGTGAAAAATTCATATTAACaatggtaataataaaaatattgatgaataTTAACAGGAATGACGATCATCATGATACTAGTACCAATGGTTATAATACTGATAATAATACTAACCCTATGGACTTGGGACATACGAGTTTTCCCTAAGTGGATAATAGGCATAAATATTTGGTGGTGTAGGGTTATTTCAAGTCCCAGAAAGCAAGGATGAACATCTAGAACGAGAAGAAAAACAATCTGGAGGTTGGCAAGTGCACACCTGGGGACTCCTGTGTTAACTTCTGGTGTTTCAGCCTAAGAGGGAATGTTAATATAACCCTGGTCCTGTAACACCATGCTGACCAACATCTACCAGTTTTCAGGAGATAAGATAGCTGGCTGATGGAACAGGGATCCAGAGAAGTTACGTGTCCAGACCAGTACATGTTGCCCAGTGGCAGAGTTCATGACAAGCAATAAACCCCAGGATAATGTCATTCCCAGCCAGCTGACTGTCATCTGCTCTTTCATGGCCCCTCTCTACTGGTACCTCTAGGCACTGGCATGTCCTCCAGAGGCTGTAGGAGGGCATCATACTCAGTACTCACCCACCTGCAGGAGgcaagaaagatggaaagagctAAATACCATGGTTTCTGGATTCTTTTTGGTGGGCATGGCATATTTCGCATTTGCTTTACTAATGGTGGAACCCAGTCAACGGTTTGCAATACAGCTCTGGATGACTCTGGACACCTGTAGAGATTTTGACAATTTCCAGAAGGTCACAAGTTCTTGGAGGACTTTTTCATGAGTTCTTTGACTGAAAAGGTGGTTCAAAAAACTACTGTTCTGACTTAGAAAATGTtgcagaggctgggcgcggtggctcatgcctgtaataccagcactttgggaggccgaggcaggcagttctcgaggtcaggagtttgagaccagcctgaaaccccatctctactaaaaatacaaaaatgaggggggcgtggtggcatgcacctgtaacccagctactcaggaggctgaggcgggagaatcgcttaaacctgggagtcggaagttgcagtgagccaagattgtgccactggactccagcctgggcgacagtgcgagactctatcacaagaaaaaaaaaaaagaagaagaagaaaaagaaaatgttgcagaGACTCTGGTGAACAGGTAGTCCCTCTCCTGCCACTCCAGGTAAAAGTTTCTTGGCCACAAACCTGATTTAGCAGTATCCCTTCATCTTAGGTGGGTAACAGAAAGCCATTCATGACCTATCCAAGCATGGAGGGGGAATTTGACTTAGAAAACTTTTAGGTGGACTAGTTGGTGAAAGAAAGTGCATTCTAGGGCTCACAGGCCTACACATAGAGTTGCTAGCACATAAAGCATATGTATGAATTCTTTCTGAGCCCATGGCAAGACCAGGGTGCACTTCATCCATCTACTATGCTGGTATGAATAGGTACTTGcccgaaaaagaaaagaataactcAGGAAGCCCATTCTTCTACAGGACACCAGGTGGTACAGTAGGAGTCTTGGGGTTGCTGTGGTATGTATGTTTTAAGGTTGTCTTTTAATCATCTTCAGCAAATTCAACAGTCTtcagaacataaaaaaaaattattcaacattGCATAATAACTACCACAAATCTATCCATGATAAAGAACTGTACCcacataataataacattaatagcAATCACAATGGTGtgatataaatgtcattttaaagaagagaataataaaaGAGCAGATATTTAAGAGCATATTCCTGTAAGCCTGTGACATTGTTCCCATATGAGCCCTCGTGTTATTGATTACAGGGAGAGGCTTGGGGCTGCATCTTGAAATATCTTCTGTGATGGCAAAGAAGAGTGGCAGTAGGGAGAATAATTCTGAGCCACACGAGGGCTTGGGCAAAAGTGGAGATGCCTGTGCCACGTGGAAATACATTACAAATGGACTATGGAAAAGGGTCTGGCCAGAGTCCTGCCTGACACAGGTCATACAAAAGCTTTCAGTAGTTCGCCCCAAGAAATGGCTGGTCCAGGCTGTAGATGAGAAGCACTGGGCAGACAGATCCACACCCGCTTCCTGAGTCTCAGAAGTCTGGTGTGCATCGAACATTAAGCCCCCAAGCCTACTGAGACTTCACCTCCTGGCTGGTCTTCTACCATCTGATTCTTGAGCCCCATCACGTAAGTGCCATCTCCATCCTGGAATTGCTGACAATGTCTGATGGAGGGTTTCACCCTGGGTACTCAGTACCAGCAATGGATGAAATACCGGAAGGGAGGCTCCAGGGCTTCCATAGAAGACACATTCTAAAGTTGCTCGGGTGATCAA is a genomic window containing:
- the LOC135966766 gene encoding zinc finger protein 705A-like, with the protein product MTDTSKRKLYRDVMLENVCQLVSLDKESALKKKHTIFMHPIRKDASTGMTMEIPLPSGCLDEPLKATECPAVGELWPEPKDEGGSFCL